A portion of the Stigmatella aurantiaca DW4/3-1 genome contains these proteins:
- a CDS encoding ATPase produces the protein MRKKRLGDLLQAAGLVDELQLRAALGFHHKWGTPLGQVVVDLGFCTAQQVLELLANQAQLPMVDLDAEMLDPQLVEVLPVRVAESCRVIPLRQEGPRDSVLVVATAAPGDPVALDEVARLTGKTRVVTLLATDAAISQAIDRLYYPHLQDARRPVDPIPLPEADEKLPLVTERAECLMLDGLLRRRESAYTFKNGLPVMKPLTEDIPVAARTTEPEMTRVDVGRRKAKPREPEVWVYGWGLKATQGLMELLASAGLKAQVARTEDVRKASACSVVLAPLQSVESVKRRGVQARLLLAGRSRDMDRAWALGAQEFLSGPLRADCLIDAVHEQLRAGRESLRQVG, from the coding sequence ATGCGGAAGAAACGGCTGGGGGATCTGCTTCAAGCAGCGGGGCTCGTGGACGAACTCCAGCTTCGCGCGGCCTTGGGCTTCCACCACAAGTGGGGCACGCCCCTGGGCCAGGTGGTGGTGGATCTGGGGTTCTGCACCGCGCAGCAGGTGCTCGAGCTGCTGGCCAATCAGGCGCAGTTGCCCATGGTGGATCTGGACGCCGAGATGCTGGATCCCCAACTGGTCGAAGTCTTGCCGGTGCGGGTCGCCGAGTCCTGCCGGGTGATTCCCCTGCGTCAGGAAGGGCCTCGGGACTCGGTGCTGGTGGTGGCCACCGCGGCGCCCGGGGATCCGGTCGCCTTGGACGAGGTGGCCCGGCTCACGGGCAAGACGCGCGTGGTGACGCTGCTGGCGACCGACGCCGCCATCTCCCAGGCCATCGACCGGCTCTATTACCCGCACCTGCAAGATGCCCGGCGGCCAGTGGATCCGATCCCTCTTCCCGAGGCCGACGAGAAGTTGCCGCTGGTGACGGAGCGCGCGGAGTGCTTGATGCTCGACGGGCTCCTCCGGCGCCGGGAGTCGGCGTACACCTTCAAGAACGGGCTGCCGGTGATGAAGCCCCTGACGGAGGACATTCCGGTGGCGGCGCGGACCACCGAGCCCGAGATGACACGGGTGGACGTGGGCCGGCGGAAGGCGAAGCCGCGTGAGCCCGAGGTGTGGGTGTATGGCTGGGGACTCAAGGCCACCCAGGGGTTGATGGAGCTGTTGGCCAGCGCGGGCCTGAAGGCGCAGGTGGCGCGGACCGAGGATGTGCGCAAGGCGAGCGCGTGCTCGGTGGTGCTGGCCCCGCTGCAATCCGTGGAGAGCGTGAAGCGGCGCGGGGTCCAGGCCCGGCTGCTGCTGGCGGGCCGCTCTCGCGACATGGACCGGGCGTGGGCCCTGGGGGCTCAGGAGTTTCTGTCAGGGCCCCTGCGCGCGGACTGCTTGATCGACGCCGTCCACGAGCAGCTTCGCGCCGGGCGCGAGTCCCTGCGCCAGGTGGGGTGA
- a CDS encoding lectin-like protein, producing the protein MSASHLRQEGFQRLLPGLTALLLLGACGVTGEPEEASLDTQEQPLALVDTWAAKAARIQQRDLQANVPLNRWQRLGTHNSHVATTYTKCGAGFCYYVRANQHRSLSAQLDMGIRTLMLDVYDYGCQWGWGVCFGHEGEQFVQWSVSLEDEIAQWINTPQNQDEVLFLILEDYFNDDARKRQFFSEIRYRFDRDYWPNANTPVGVTSGDLIFRPVDKERLFPSRWPTPAELVQQGKRIVIAVKDRSKYEVSLSAEGYAGPMKDWFFSVNSVGYPSVQYPWYSANFAPAFDGARCGSTDIKDGSGNTSPLGLQFTQFEELKICDHFEACSGLYDTSPFNKRLDVKAVVDCGFSVAMDQAEGDPSYTGQGYDYYSRTLKQAIWSFAEGEPNDAGGNEDCAQMTPGGRWNDLSCTGSSRRYACKKKDASCDPASCPSDFWTVSSSAGVWANGSTACPQGYAFGVPQNGYENRKLRERIGNEDVWLNFTDRDVEGRWKIVP; encoded by the coding sequence ATGTCAGCGTCTCATCTCCGCCAGGAGGGCTTTCAGCGGCTCCTGCCCGGCCTCACGGCCCTCCTCCTGCTCGGCGCGTGTGGCGTCACCGGTGAGCCCGAAGAGGCCTCGCTCGACACCCAGGAACAGCCACTGGCCCTGGTGGACACCTGGGCCGCGAAGGCCGCGCGCATCCAGCAGCGGGATCTCCAAGCCAACGTCCCGCTCAACCGCTGGCAGCGGCTGGGAACCCATAACTCCCACGTCGCCACGACGTACACGAAGTGTGGCGCCGGGTTTTGCTACTACGTCCGCGCCAATCAGCACCGGAGCCTCTCGGCCCAGCTCGACATGGGCATCCGGACCCTCATGCTGGATGTCTACGACTACGGCTGTCAGTGGGGCTGGGGGGTCTGCTTTGGCCACGAGGGCGAGCAATTCGTCCAATGGAGTGTCTCGCTCGAGGATGAGATCGCCCAGTGGATCAACACGCCTCAGAACCAGGACGAGGTGCTCTTCCTGATCCTCGAGGACTACTTCAACGACGATGCCCGCAAGCGCCAGTTCTTCAGCGAGATTCGCTACCGCTTCGACCGGGATTACTGGCCCAACGCGAACACGCCGGTGGGGGTGACCTCGGGAGACCTGATCTTCCGGCCTGTCGACAAGGAGCGCCTCTTCCCCTCGCGGTGGCCCACCCCGGCGGAGCTGGTCCAGCAGGGCAAGCGCATCGTCATCGCCGTCAAGGACCGCTCGAAGTACGAGGTGTCCCTGAGCGCCGAGGGCTACGCGGGCCCCATGAAGGACTGGTTCTTCTCGGTCAACTCCGTGGGCTACCCCTCGGTGCAATATCCCTGGTACAGCGCCAACTTCGCTCCGGCGTTCGATGGCGCGCGGTGTGGCTCGACGGACATCAAGGACGGCTCCGGCAACACCAGCCCCCTGGGCCTCCAGTTCACCCAGTTCGAAGAGCTGAAGATCTGCGATCACTTCGAGGCATGCTCGGGCCTGTACGACACGAGCCCCTTCAACAAGCGCCTCGACGTCAAGGCGGTCGTGGACTGCGGCTTCAGCGTGGCGATGGATCAGGCCGAGGGCGACCCCAGCTACACCGGGCAAGGCTACGACTACTACTCCCGCACCCTGAAGCAGGCCATCTGGAGCTTCGCCGAAGGCGAGCCCAACGATGCCGGCGGCAACGAGGATTGCGCGCAGATGACGCCGGGCGGCCGCTGGAATGACCTGTCCTGCACGGGCTCTTCGCGCCGCTATGCCTGCAAGAAGAAGGATGCCTCGTGCGATCCCGCCTCCTGCCCCTCGGACTTCTGGACCGTGTCGTCCTCCGCGGGCGTCTGGGCCAACGGCTCGACGGCTTGCCCACAGGGCTACGCCTTCGGCGTTCCGCAGAACGGCTACGAGAACCGGAAGCTGCGCGAGCGCATTGGCAATGAGGACGTGTGGCTGAACTTCACGGATCGCGACGTGGAGGGGCGCTGGAAGATCGTCCCCTAG
- a CDS encoding cellulose synthase family protein, which yields MTTVEIIFLGVYFTVLCVLAVYGSHRYRMAYLYYRHKFKLPTPRGVLPALPRVTIQLPIFNEMYVVERLVDSVCRIDYPRELLEIQVLDDSTDETCGIARACVERHRNKGLNIVYIHRENRQGFKAGALEHGLKVASGEFVAVFDADFVPSPDFLQRTVPFFADAKVGMVQVRWGHLNREFSILTQAQSIFLDGHFIIEHTARNRSGCFFNFNGTAGIWRRATIEDAGGWQHDTLTEDLDLSYRAQLKGWQFIFLPEVISPAEVPVDMNAFKSQQHRWAKGSIQTAKKLLPTILKSDLPFVVKREAFFHLTNNMAYLLMVLLSVLMPMSMVVRFHHGLYGTLFLDLPFFVTATASVCVFYVATQREQGVSGWARLKYLPFLMSLGIGLAINNAKAVLEALLNQQSGFARTPKTGSEGKSLKRVQKSYLGAKTLMPFIELLFAAYFTGALWFAIDARIYTSVPFIILFQAGFLYVGLSSLLRGRLKTAEASATLKSSEEQARRVA from the coding sequence ATGACCACCGTCGAGATCATCTTCTTGGGCGTGTACTTCACCGTCCTGTGCGTGTTGGCCGTCTACGGCTCACACCGGTACCGGATGGCGTACTTGTACTACCGCCACAAGTTCAAGCTGCCCACGCCTCGGGGCGTGTTGCCTGCCTTGCCGCGCGTCACCATTCAGCTGCCCATCTTCAATGAGATGTACGTGGTGGAGCGGTTGGTGGACTCGGTGTGCCGCATCGACTACCCGCGGGAGCTGTTGGAGATCCAGGTGCTGGACGACTCCACGGATGAGACGTGTGGCATTGCCCGGGCGTGCGTGGAGCGCCACCGCAACAAGGGTCTCAACATCGTCTACATCCACCGGGAGAACCGGCAGGGGTTCAAGGCGGGCGCGCTGGAGCACGGGCTGAAGGTGGCCTCGGGTGAGTTCGTGGCGGTGTTCGATGCGGACTTCGTGCCAAGCCCCGACTTCTTGCAGCGCACGGTGCCGTTCTTCGCGGATGCGAAGGTGGGGATGGTGCAGGTGCGCTGGGGCCACCTCAACCGCGAGTTCTCCATCCTGACGCAGGCCCAGAGCATCTTCCTGGATGGGCACTTCATCATCGAGCACACGGCGCGCAACCGCTCCGGGTGCTTCTTCAACTTCAACGGCACGGCGGGCATCTGGCGCCGGGCCACCATCGAGGACGCGGGCGGCTGGCAGCACGACACGCTCACCGAGGATCTGGATCTGAGCTACCGCGCCCAGCTCAAGGGCTGGCAGTTCATCTTCCTGCCGGAGGTCATCTCCCCCGCGGAGGTGCCGGTGGACATGAACGCCTTCAAGAGCCAGCAGCACCGCTGGGCCAAGGGGTCCATCCAGACGGCCAAGAAGCTGCTGCCCACCATCCTCAAGAGCGACTTGCCGTTCGTGGTGAAGCGCGAGGCCTTCTTCCACCTCACCAACAACATGGCCTACCTGTTGATGGTGCTGCTGTCGGTGCTGATGCCGATGTCCATGGTGGTGCGCTTCCACCATGGGCTCTACGGGACGCTGTTCCTGGACCTGCCCTTCTTCGTCACCGCCACCGCCAGCGTGTGCGTCTTCTATGTGGCCACCCAGCGCGAGCAGGGCGTGAGCGGCTGGGCCCGGCTCAAGTACCTGCCGTTCCTGATGAGCCTGGGCATCGGCCTGGCCATCAACAACGCCAAGGCGGTGCTGGAGGCGTTGCTCAACCAGCAGTCGGGTTTCGCGCGGACGCCGAAGACGGGCTCCGAGGGCAAGAGCCTCAAGCGCGTGCAGAAGAGCTACCTGGGCGCCAAGACGTTGATGCCCTTCATCGAACTGCTCTTCGCGGCGTACTTCACCGGCGCGCTCTGGTTCGCCATCGACGCGCGCATCTACACCTCGGTGCCCTTCATCATCCTCTTCCAGGCGGGCTTCCTGTACGTGGGGCTCTCCAGCCTGCTGCGCGGCCGGCTGAAGACCGCCGAGGCCTCCGCGACGCTCAAGTCCTCCGAGGAGCAGGCCCGCCGGGTGGCCTGA
- a CDS encoding methyltransferase FkbM, with the protein MHRPLTRLSSDAPLLHRFIHSLADWRLSPLPTSWKLAHGLVKAPRSATVLVNGEHPLSLSLDAQTEWRIYQGVHEQAGLFLASRLAAFGGLCVDLGAHIGLHSVLLASLVGPGGRVISFEPSPPVRERLLANTRALPQVTVLPWNEVRSLDELPEVRTPRAIDLLRINGAGWEPKVFEGAPELLRSHRLQALLMEVGPGFVQPGLLVPLFPLKQYALFKVLVPPSRTHWRLRPALAPVDLQRADNTRFHLLAIRRECIGRVVDLMARG; encoded by the coding sequence ATGCATCGCCCCCTGACCCGGCTGTCTTCCGATGCCCCCCTGCTCCACCGGTTCATCCATTCGCTGGCGGACTGGCGCCTGAGCCCTCTGCCGACGTCCTGGAAGCTCGCCCACGGGCTGGTCAAGGCGCCCCGCTCCGCCACGGTCCTCGTCAACGGAGAGCACCCGCTGAGCCTGAGCCTGGATGCGCAGACCGAGTGGCGCATCTACCAGGGTGTGCATGAGCAGGCCGGCCTGTTCCTCGCCTCCCGGCTGGCGGCTTTCGGAGGTCTCTGCGTCGACCTGGGCGCCCACATCGGCCTGCACTCGGTGCTGCTGGCCTCGCTCGTGGGGCCCGGGGGCCGTGTCATCTCCTTCGAGCCTTCCCCCCCTGTTCGCGAGCGGCTTCTGGCCAACACCCGCGCGCTGCCCCAGGTGACGGTCCTTCCCTGGAACGAAGTCCGCAGCCTGGATGAGCTGCCCGAGGTGCGGACACCCCGCGCCATCGATCTGCTCCGGATCAACGGCGCGGGATGGGAGCCCAAGGTGTTCGAGGGCGCCCCGGAGCTGCTCCGCTCCCACCGCCTCCAGGCACTGCTCATGGAGGTAGGCCCTGGCTTCGTCCAGCCGGGCCTCCTGGTGCCGCTCTTCCCCCTGAAGCAGTACGCCCTCTTCAAGGTGCTCGTGCCGCCGTCACGCACCCACTGGCGGCTTCGGCCTGCCCTGGCCCCCGTGGACCTCCAGCGGGCGGACAACACGCGGTTCCACCTGCTGGCGATCCGCCGGGAATGCATTGGCCGGGTCGTGGACCTCATGGCCCGCGGATGA
- a CDS encoding SDR family NAD(P)-dependent oxidoreductase codes for MADLILTGASRGIGHALSLSLAGRQEGRLLLVARDRARLDALVTSIEQQGGHAIAVPGDLSSLAGARELGERLARTVRPGATLIHNAGLWPSRRVLTPEGLEAAFVINHLAPLVLQRGLLGTGHVRRVMAVSAGLIFKGRFDAARTPTGEDFSSIRTYCTTKLCFALAMRDVAAAHPEMDAVVLHPGVVRTDLGARPGPLGWLLSLVKRGWEAPEVCAARLTRILHRERWSPPGEARWLVEEAEQPWPPIAEDEATRRAVRETTDRLLASV; via the coding sequence ATGGCGGACCTGATTCTCACTGGCGCCTCGCGCGGCATCGGCCACGCCCTGAGCCTGTCCCTCGCGGGGCGGCAAGAGGGCCGTCTCCTGCTCGTCGCACGCGACCGGGCCCGGCTGGACGCCCTCGTCACCTCCATCGAGCAGCAGGGCGGCCACGCCATCGCGGTGCCAGGGGATCTCTCGTCCCTGGCCGGGGCCCGGGAACTCGGCGAGCGCCTCGCCCGGACCGTCCGCCCCGGGGCAACGCTCATCCACAATGCCGGGCTCTGGCCATCACGGCGGGTGCTCACCCCGGAGGGCCTGGAGGCCGCCTTCGTCATCAACCACCTGGCGCCCCTGGTCCTGCAACGGGGGCTGCTCGGCACGGGACACGTGCGCCGCGTCATGGCGGTGAGCGCGGGGTTGATCTTCAAGGGGCGCTTTGACGCGGCCCGCACGCCCACGGGCGAAGACTTCTCCAGCATCCGCACCTACTGCACCACCAAGCTCTGCTTCGCGCTGGCCATGCGCGACGTGGCGGCGGCCCACCCTGAAATGGATGCCGTCGTCCTGCACCCCGGCGTGGTGCGCACGGACCTGGGCGCACGCCCCGGGCCCCTCGGGTGGCTGCTGTCGCTGGTGAAACGCGGCTGGGAAGCCCCCGAAGTCTGCGCCGCGCGCCTCACGCGGATCCTGCACCGCGAGCGGTGGTCCCCGCCGGGCGAGGCCCGCTGGCTCGTAGAGGAGGCGGAGCAACCTTGGCCCCCCATCGCCGAGGACGAAGCCACACGGCGCGCGGTGCGGGAAACCACGGACCGGCTGCTCGCTTCGGTGTGA
- a CDS encoding MaoC family dehydratase codes for MSSPFSRELDALPSLGLQLVRAAVARKPARAAEVPRLELRVRHVVAEPPRLSRYRAVCGFEADGFLPASFPQVLAMPLHMALLNRPEFPYRLLGLIHVRNVIRQFRRLPEGAPLAISCVLEGQREVRLGRELDLSTRVESEGVLAWESVTTMLRRLPGAGEASRKARTAPEEDGRFRDSRPARWTVPADMGRRYAQASGDYNPIHLSTLSARPFGFPRAIAHGMWTLSRCLAEMGEAGEVPSLTLTCEFRRPLFLGSQVQFQTARQEGDVAFRVSSDEATVHLVGALAPA; via the coding sequence ATGTCCTCCCCGTTTTCTCGCGAACTCGACGCCCTGCCGTCGCTCGGCCTCCAACTGGTGCGCGCCGCCGTGGCGCGCAAGCCCGCCCGTGCCGCCGAGGTCCCCCGGTTGGAATTGCGCGTGCGCCATGTGGTGGCCGAACCTCCGCGGCTCTCGCGCTACCGCGCCGTGTGTGGCTTCGAGGCCGATGGTTTCCTGCCCGCCTCCTTTCCGCAGGTGCTGGCCATGCCCCTGCACATGGCATTGCTCAACCGCCCCGAGTTCCCCTACCGGTTGCTGGGGCTCATTCATGTCCGCAATGTCATCCGGCAGTTCCGCCGGTTGCCCGAAGGCGCGCCGCTTGCCATCTCCTGCGTCTTGGAGGGGCAGCGCGAAGTGCGCCTTGGCCGCGAACTCGACCTGTCGACCCGTGTGGAATCCGAAGGCGTGCTGGCCTGGGAATCCGTCACCACCATGCTTCGCCGGCTGCCTGGAGCGGGGGAGGCCTCTCGCAAGGCGCGGACCGCGCCAGAAGAGGATGGGCGGTTTCGTGACAGCCGGCCCGCGCGCTGGACGGTCCCGGCCGACATGGGGCGGCGCTACGCCCAGGCTTCGGGGGACTACAACCCCATTCACCTCTCGACGCTCTCCGCGCGGCCCTTCGGGTTCCCCCGCGCCATTGCCCATGGGATGTGGACGCTGAGCCGGTGCCTGGCGGAGATGGGAGAGGCCGGCGAGGTGCCCTCCCTCACGCTCACGTGCGAGTTCCGGCGCCCGCTCTTTTTGGGCTCCCAGGTACAGTTCCAGACGGCGCGGCAGGAAGGGGACGTGGCCTTTCGCGTCTCCTCGGACGAGGCCACCGTCCACCTCGTAGGAGCCCTGGCCCCGGCTTGA
- a CDS encoding TetR/AcrR family transcriptional regulator, with protein sequence MKRHEALLDAALRCFVERGVLGTGIEEIRKAAGASPSSVYNLFDGLPGLTLALLTRTFERLFAHLAARVVRTEEAEDAVEALVEGHLEWILGHPDEGRFMYQATALEFDAGAQEALQARKAEMLAPVVLHLHRFVSGGTLPAWTPLELDVVLLGPSHEACRRFLAGAPLDPGWMRATLPRIAWQSVQPRPRARGRSSSAPPRRDP encoded by the coding sequence ATGAAACGGCATGAGGCGCTCCTGGACGCGGCGCTGCGGTGCTTCGTGGAGCGGGGGGTGCTCGGCACGGGCATCGAGGAGATCCGGAAGGCCGCGGGCGCGAGCCCGTCGAGCGTCTACAACCTCTTCGATGGGCTCCCGGGCCTGACCCTCGCCTTGCTGACGCGGACCTTCGAGCGTCTGTTCGCGCACCTGGCCGCCAGGGTGGTGCGGACGGAGGAGGCGGAGGACGCCGTGGAGGCCCTCGTGGAGGGCCATCTGGAGTGGATTCTCGGCCATCCGGACGAAGGGCGCTTCATGTACCAGGCGACGGCACTCGAGTTCGATGCCGGCGCCCAGGAGGCCTTGCAGGCCCGGAAGGCCGAGATGCTGGCGCCCGTCGTCCTCCACCTGCACCGCTTCGTCTCCGGCGGGACGTTGCCCGCCTGGACGCCGCTGGAACTCGACGTGGTGCTCCTCGGCCCCAGCCACGAGGCCTGCCGCCGCTTTCTGGCGGGGGCTCCGCTCGACCCGGGCTGGATGCGCGCCACCCTGCCCAGGATTGCCTGGCAGAGCGTCCAGCCCCGGCCGCGGGCTAGGGGACGATCTTCCAGCGCCCCTCCACGTCGCGATCCGTGA
- a CDS encoding PEGA domain-containing protein, producing MSLRRVAFVAVLAALWAPGAFAQDDLFVPLEPAESLSKPKSKPAKRRAKKTPPAKKPPPKPAEADDDLAVPMVAQKTQLFVKLGGGVKGARLFLDSTEVGALPLEVLEVTPGEHTVAVRRPGYADFIRRVTVAPGKTTEVAVSLNAVAGVVAVNSDVASAQVAIDGQPKGAVPLTGIVLKPGSHEIVVSREGFEPDKQRITVRAGKDYTVTAYLRPLPGAPSAPVARADTPKETNLLPPESAVTSNPSPLAPLPQEAEASASRPWFKRWYVWAGVGAVVTAAAVGAVVATQGSGGDPLAPTTVCGRECDAVINGARPF from the coding sequence ATGTCCCTCCGCCGCGTCGCCTTCGTCGCTGTCCTGGCTGCCTTGTGGGCCCCTGGGGCCTTTGCCCAGGATGATCTCTTCGTGCCCTTGGAGCCGGCCGAGTCCCTGTCCAAGCCCAAGTCGAAGCCCGCCAAGCGGCGCGCCAAGAAGACGCCCCCGGCGAAGAAGCCGCCGCCCAAGCCCGCCGAGGCCGACGACGATCTGGCCGTTCCCATGGTGGCCCAGAAGACGCAGCTCTTCGTGAAGCTGGGGGGCGGCGTCAAGGGCGCGCGCCTCTTCTTGGACAGCACGGAGGTGGGCGCGCTTCCCCTGGAGGTGCTGGAGGTGACCCCCGGAGAGCACACCGTCGCGGTCCGCAGGCCCGGGTATGCCGATTTCATCCGCCGCGTCACCGTCGCGCCGGGGAAGACCACCGAGGTGGCCGTCTCACTGAATGCCGTGGCGGGGGTGGTGGCGGTGAATTCGGATGTGGCCTCCGCCCAGGTGGCCATCGACGGCCAGCCCAAGGGGGCGGTGCCGCTCACGGGCATCGTGCTCAAGCCGGGCTCCCACGAGATCGTGGTCAGCCGAGAGGGCTTCGAGCCGGACAAGCAGCGCATCACCGTGCGGGCGGGCAAGGACTACACGGTGACCGCCTACCTGCGGCCCCTGCCCGGGGCGCCGAGTGCGCCCGTGGCCCGTGCGGATACCCCCAAGGAGACGAACCTCTTGCCTCCCGAATCGGCCGTTACCTCCAACCCGTCGCCGCTCGCCCCCCTTCCGCAAGAGGCGGAGGCGAGTGCCTCACGCCCGTGGTTCAAGCGCTGGTACGTCTGGGCGGGGGTGGGCGCGGTGGTGACGGCGGCTGCGGTGGGCGCGGTGGTGGCCACCCAGGGCTCGGGCGGTGATCCGTTGGCGCCCACCACCGTCTGCGGAAGGGAGTGCGACGCGGTCATCAACGGGGCTCGCCCGTTCTGA
- a CDS encoding GNAT family N-acetyltransferase, with protein MSTPGELATTNPPYLLKTPRLLLRCLEPDDAARRREAVDSSGAHLEHFFLHTPEWPIPLSTHAALIRKSRGRFDLDQDRCYGVFEPDTGRMMGETGLLKRAGIEALELFYWLRRDALGQGIATEMASAMVKTAFESDQVKRMDVMCSPENERSAAVARRLGFTFEGRLRDRQLAPHHPRSDLLCFTLLASEYPQTSACQLPLQRFDFLGKSLV; from the coding sequence ATGAGCACACCGGGCGAACTGGCCACGACGAACCCTCCCTACCTCCTGAAAACGCCCCGGCTCCTGCTGCGTTGCCTGGAGCCGGACGATGCGGCGCGTCGAAGGGAGGCGGTGGACTCCAGCGGAGCCCACCTGGAGCACTTCTTCCTCCATACCCCCGAGTGGCCCATCCCCCTGAGCACCCATGCGGCGCTCATCCGCAAGTCCCGGGGCCGCTTCGATCTGGATCAGGATCGCTGCTACGGCGTCTTCGAGCCAGACACGGGCCGGATGATGGGAGAGACAGGCCTCCTCAAGCGCGCCGGCATCGAGGCCCTCGAGCTGTTCTACTGGCTCCGCCGTGACGCGCTCGGTCAAGGCATCGCCACCGAGATGGCCTCGGCGATGGTCAAGACCGCCTTCGAGTCCGACCAGGTGAAGCGCATGGACGTGATGTGCTCGCCCGAGAACGAGCGAAGCGCCGCCGTGGCGCGGCGGCTGGGGTTCACCTTCGAAGGGCGGCTGCGCGACCGGCAGCTCGCGCCCCACCACCCGAGAAGCGACCTGCTGTGTTTCACCCTGCTGGCTTCCGAGTATCCCCAGACGTCCGCCTGCCAGCTGCCCCTCCAACGCTTTGATTTCCTCGGGAAGTCCCTCGTCTGA
- a CDS encoding GNAT family N-acetyltransferase, with the protein MTTPEAALCADPALVEIWVRGWALTRGTAPPVRDGEALRVDVGLPDQWLRYVYARGSSEVAQRAERIVDPWCFLKVCAAPERVMPALPPRWVLRPPGFMMRCDGPMVGHGRLPSGYALELTGGTPAIVARITAADGREAAIGRMVCVGDHAIYDRIVTEPDHRRRGLARALLMALEAAAWEQGGRRGVLVATTDGRALYETLGWRLHSLYTSAVIPGPSGP; encoded by the coding sequence ATGACAACCCCCGAAGCCGCCTTGTGTGCCGATCCCGCGCTCGTCGAAATCTGGGTGCGCGGCTGGGCCCTCACGCGAGGAACGGCACCGCCGGTCCGCGACGGCGAGGCGCTGCGGGTGGATGTGGGCTTGCCAGACCAGTGGCTGCGTTATGTGTACGCGCGCGGGTCCAGCGAGGTGGCGCAGCGAGCCGAGCGCATCGTGGACCCCTGGTGCTTCCTGAAGGTCTGCGCGGCGCCAGAGCGGGTGATGCCGGCGTTGCCGCCGCGGTGGGTGTTGCGCCCTCCCGGCTTCATGATGCGTTGCGACGGGCCGATGGTGGGTCATGGCCGGCTCCCTTCAGGCTATGCGCTCGAACTGACCGGCGGCACGCCGGCGATCGTTGCCCGGATCACCGCCGCCGATGGCCGGGAGGCGGCGATCGGCCGGATGGTGTGTGTGGGTGACCATGCCATCTATGACCGGATCGTCACCGAGCCGGACCATCGCCGCCGCGGTCTGGCGCGCGCCCTGCTCATGGCACTGGAGGCAGCCGCATGGGAGCAGGGGGGGCGGCGAGGTGTGCTGGTGGCCACGACGGACGGCCGCGCCCTCTACGAAACGCTCGGTTGGCGCCTGCACTCGCTCTACACCTCCGCCGTCATTCCAGGCCCCAGTGGCCCCTGA
- a CDS encoding OpgC family protein, which produces MCLAPDTRNAGDSAPAEIWWAMQRLEVLDGLRGYFLVFMVLNHLTFSGGYLLVKLNHGELGYVQDAPGFVFLSGLLMGQVYGARMKKHGYKAGASKIYHRVFELYRYTAGCLLAIIALGFLLTESSVYWEPWLWQLARNDWGFALAAAALLYQPTYMDILPQYIVYLALSPPLVWLCVTGRWRKVVIGSWMLWLGVQFGIHLPLASAIDAVMGALYPGLVLRAHFNVLAWQIVFVGGLVLGCLASTGQLNWQRVFDPTRRGLVEASLCIVLFFMIWRLGMTWELFPEAMQARLRTLEIRAEFSMMFLLNFAALSYLVAWLIIGGVRSDSPLARQAGEGLRALFTLPFLRLIGRHSLQVYAWHVLVIYLLKAVDYHQGPFNELTKTAIAASAVASLAIPALLKEHRAAAAAVIAEP; this is translated from the coding sequence ATGTGCCTTGCTCCGGACACCCGGAACGCAGGGGACAGCGCCCCGGCGGAGATCTGGTGGGCGATGCAACGGCTGGAGGTTCTCGACGGACTGCGGGGCTACTTCCTCGTCTTCATGGTGCTGAACCACCTGACCTTCTCGGGCGGCTATCTGCTCGTGAAGCTCAACCATGGCGAGCTGGGCTACGTCCAGGACGCTCCCGGCTTCGTGTTTCTGTCCGGCCTGCTCATGGGACAGGTCTACGGCGCTCGCATGAAGAAGCACGGCTACAAGGCCGGGGCGTCGAAGATCTACCACCGCGTCTTCGAGCTCTACCGGTACACCGCGGGCTGCCTCCTGGCCATCATCGCCCTGGGCTTTCTCCTGACCGAGTCCTCTGTCTACTGGGAGCCCTGGCTCTGGCAGTTGGCCCGGAATGACTGGGGCTTCGCGCTGGCCGCGGCGGCGCTGCTCTACCAGCCGACCTACATGGACATCCTGCCTCAGTACATCGTCTACCTCGCGCTGTCGCCTCCCCTCGTGTGGCTGTGCGTGACCGGCCGGTGGAGAAAGGTGGTGATCGGCTCATGGATGCTGTGGCTCGGCGTGCAGTTTGGCATTCACTTGCCGCTCGCCAGCGCCATTGACGCCGTGATGGGCGCCCTGTACCCCGGGCTGGTCTTGCGCGCCCACTTCAACGTGCTTGCCTGGCAGATCGTCTTCGTGGGAGGCCTGGTCCTGGGATGTCTGGCTTCAACCGGCCAGCTGAACTGGCAGCGTGTCTTTGATCCCACACGGCGGGGGCTCGTCGAAGCGTCCCTCTGCATCGTCCTCTTCTTCATGATCTGGCGTCTGGGCATGACCTGGGAACTCTTCCCCGAGGCCATGCAGGCGCGCCTGCGGACCTTGGAGATCCGGGCGGAGTTCAGCATGATGTTCCTGCTGAACTTCGCAGCCCTGTCCTATCTGGTGGCCTGGCTCATCATCGGAGGGGTTCGCTCGGATTCCCCCCTGGCGCGCCAAGCCGGTGAGGGGCTCCGCGCCCTCTTCACCCTGCCCTTCCTGAGGCTGATCGGCCGTCACTCCCTCCAGGTCTACGCCTGGCACGTGCTCGTCATCTACCTGCTGAAGGCGGTGGATTACCACCAGGGGCCCTTCAACGAGCTGACCAAGACCGCCATCGCCGCGTCTGCCGTTGCATCCCTGGCCATTCCTGCCCTGCTCAAGGAACACCGGGCCGCCGCCGCGGCGGTCATCGCGGAGCCCTGA